In the genome of Hydrogenophaga sp. PBL-H3, the window GCCTGCCGCACATAGCCCGCGAACGGCAGCTGCAGCACGGAGCCGATCAGCATGTTCTGCGGGTTGCCGATCAGGGTGGCGGCCGAACCGATGTTGGCCGCGCAGGCCAGGCCGATCAGGAAAGGCAGCGGGTTCAGGCCGCGCTGCAGGCACAGCCGAGCGACCACCGGCGTCATCGCGAGACACACGATGTCGTTGGAGAACACCGCCGAAAGCACGCCCGACACCACGATCAACGCGGCCAGCAGGCCGTTGCGCGACAGCGGCATGGCCCCCACGCGGCGCGTCACGGCACCGTAGAAGCCGCCCAGCCGCATCTGCGCCGACACCACCATGAAGGCGAACAGCAGAACGATGGTGGGCAGATCGATCGCGCGCGCGGCGTCCTCCACCGACAAGCCGGCCAGGGCAATCACCGCGATCGCACCCAGCAAGGCCACACCCGAGCGGTCCAGCTTCAGGCGCGGCAGGCCACCGAGGAACATGCCGAGGTAGACGGTGGCGAAGACGGCGACGATGCCCCAGTCGGTGGCGGAGTGGTGCAGGACGGTGGTGGGCATGGGCGGCAAGGATGAACGCAGCGGATCGTAGCCTTTCGCAAAAGAAAAGCCGCCCGAAGGCGGCTCGCTCTGCGGTGGGCTGCAGGCTCAGGCCTGCAACGCGCTCCACATCTCCTTGTCCCGCTCAGCGGTCCAGATGCGCGGGTTCTTGATGCCCTGGGCTTCGTCGTAGGCACGGCTCACGTCGAACGGCAGGCAGTGTTCGTAGATGAACACGTGGCCGAACACCGGGTCCATGCTCTTGCGGGTGTGGGCCATCGCGGTCTTGAGGTCCATGCCGGCGGCGGCGGCTTCCTTGCCGGCCTGGAACAGGGTGGTGACCCAGCGCTTCGTGTAGTCCAGCGCCTTGTTCACGTCGGCGTTGCCCTTCATGGCTTCGCCTCGGCCCGGCACGATGTACTCGGCGCCCAGAGCGCGCAACGCCTCCAGCGTGGCGGGCCACTCTTCCAGTTGCGCGTCGCCGGTGTAGACGCCGGCCTCGTACTCCACGAGGTCGCCGCTGAACAAGACCTTCTCTTCTTCCACCCAGGCAATGGTGTCGCCGCGCGTGTGGCCCGGGCCCGGGTGCCAGATGCTGACCTTCACGCCGCCCAGGTCCACCTCCAGGCTGCCCTGGCGGCCCGGCTTGCCGTCACCGACAACGAGGGTGGGCCAGGTCAGGCCGGGCACGCTGTCGGCGCCGCGGAACAGACGCGGGAAGCGCTCCATCTCGCTCTGCATGTCTTGTGCGCCGCGCTCCACGATGAGTTCGTACGTGCCGCGGCTGGCGATCACTTCGGTCGCGCCCTCGGCCACGTAGGCGCTCGCGCCCAGCACGCGGACCGCGTGGTAGTGGGTCAGCAGCACGTACTTGATCGGCTTGTCGGAGACGGTGCGGATGTGTTTGATCAGGTCTTGCGCCATGGCCGGGGTGGCGGTGGCGTCGCTGACCATGATGAACTTCTCACCAATGATCACGCCCGAGTTCGGGTCGCCTTCGGCGGTGTAGGCCCAGCAGTGCGGGCTGAGCTGTTCAAAGGTGGTTTTCTTGTCGTCCAGGTCGGCCTGGGAGGCGAATGCTTTGCTCATGGCGGTCTCCGTGTAGGGAAGTGGCGGATTTTACCTAAACGAAATTCATTTCGCATAGGTGAACTAATTTCAACCCTGGGACGAGCCCGCAAGACCACGTTCCATCAGGGTGATCACCTCGTCTGCGAAGGCGTCGTAGCTCATCGGGCCGCCCGGGCGCAGCCATGTGAAGGTCCAGTTGATCATGCCGAACAACATCATGGTCAGCGCGGTCTGGTTGGCCGGTGTCACCCGCTCGGGGTAGGCGCGCTTGAGGAAGCGGGTGAAGGCGGCCACCACATCGCGCTGGCGGTTCAGGATGAGTTCTCGCTGAAGTTCGCCGAGGAACTTGGTGTCGGACACCAGTGCCACGTGGCGCGTGGCCGAGGTCTCGTATTCGGTGAGGAAGGCGCGCACCAGTTCGCTCAGGGCGTCGCGTTCGCTCAGGTTCTTGCGCTGCGCGCGCGCCTCCGACTCGCCGATGAGCGCGAGCAGGCGCTGGGTGTAGCGGTCGAGCAGGTCGAACAGGATCGCTTCCTTGCTCTCGTAGTAGTGGTAGAGCCGCGCCTTGCTGGTGCCGCAGGCCGCGGCGATGTCGTTCATGCTGGCGGCGGGGAAGCTCTGGCGCGCGAAACAGTTGGCCGCGACGTCGAGGATTTCGTCGCGTTTCAAGTCATGAGAAGCAGATTTGGGTCGGGCCATCGGCGCATTCTGCCGGACGAGGCTTCTAAGATGCCCCCATGGTCAAACCGGTCGATCCCTTTGCGCTGCACGCTTGCGAGCTGCTCTCAGGCGTGGGTCCGTGTATTCCCAAACGCATGTTCGGCGGCTGGGGCATCTCCACCGACGGCATGAACATCGCGATCATTGCCTGGGACACGCTGTTCCTGAAGACCAGCACAGAGACCGAGGCGCAGTGGCTGGCCGCTGGCGGGCGGCCTTTCGTGTATGCGGCCAAGGG includes:
- a CDS encoding MBL fold metallo-hydrolase, coding for MSKAFASQADLDDKKTTFEQLSPHCWAYTAEGDPNSGVIIGEKFIMVSDATATPAMAQDLIKHIRTVSDKPIKYVLLTHYHAVRVLGASAYVAEGATEVIASRGTYELIVERGAQDMQSEMERFPRLFRGADSVPGLTWPTLVVGDGKPGRQGSLEVDLGGVKVSIWHPGPGHTRGDTIAWVEEEKVLFSGDLVEYEAGVYTGDAQLEEWPATLEALRALGAEYIVPGRGEAMKGNADVNKALDYTKRWVTTLFQAGKEAAAAGMDLKTAMAHTRKSMDPVFGHVFIYEHCLPFDVSRAYDEAQGIKNPRIWTAERDKEMWSALQA
- a CDS encoding TetR/AcrR family transcriptional regulator; this encodes MARPKSASHDLKRDEILDVAANCFARQSFPAASMNDIAAACGTSKARLYHYYESKEAILFDLLDRYTQRLLALIGESEARAQRKNLSERDALSELVRAFLTEYETSATRHVALVSDTKFLGELQRELILNRQRDVVAAFTRFLKRAYPERVTPANQTALTMMLFGMINWTFTWLRPGGPMSYDAFADEVITLMERGLAGSSQG
- a CDS encoding TfoX/Sxy family protein gives rise to the protein MVKPVDPFALHACELLSGVGPCIPKRMFGGWGISTDGMNIAIIAWDTLFLKTSTETEAQWLAAGGRPFVYAAKGKTMKLNYHTPPDEALESPALMLPWARLALEAAVAARKPKRRTRG